A window of Zingiber officinale cultivar Zhangliang chromosome 5A, Zo_v1.1, whole genome shotgun sequence contains these coding sequences:
- the LOC121979906 gene encoding uncharacterized PE-PGRS family protein PE_PGRS54-like, producing the protein MLGSSSPQKSVNRLFIDSANAGIRPRVVTISVRWVGTAAGTGGTTGAGAIGSIWVVVAGGTIGGGTGNGATGTVGVGAGYTVGTGGTGVAGIGYTVGSSGGGGWYAVGLTGAGAGYASGTPCGTVNTAGVGTAGAAEVGTSKGAIGVRESDASAVS; encoded by the exons ATGCTCGGATCAAGCTCTCCtcagaagagtgtgaatcgactcttcatcgactctgccaacgctGGGATCCGGCCTCGTGTCGTGACAATATCTGTGAGGTGGgtagggacggctgcaggaactggcggaaccactggagctggtgctatag GGTCGATATGGGTGGTCGTAGCTGGAGGTACGAtaggtggtggtaccggaaatggaGCAACCGGTACCGTTGGTGTgggtgctgggtacactgtaggtactgggggcacaggtgttGCTGGTATCGGGTACACGGTAGGTTCAAGTGGCGGTGGTGGTTGGTACGCTGTAGGCTTGACCGGAGCAGGTGCGGGGTATGCCAGTGGTACCCCttgtggtaccgtaaatacggcaGGGGTGGGTACAGCGggtgcagccgaggtaggtacatctaaaggagccatcggggtccgAGAGTCCGATGCGTccgcagtatcctga